The genome window GGAAGGCAATGAAAATAGCGAGGAAGTTCAAGAAAATAGTAACGAAGGGAAAATTCTAACCTCTCCTCAAGAGAAAGATGCAAATCTGCGTCTTGATCTCTTTCTTGCCAATGAATTAGGGCTGACCCGCAATTATATTCAAAAGCTTATTCATATGGGAAATGTTGAGATTTTAAATCTTCAGCGTAAGCTCAAGGCGGCGTTGAAAGTGTCGCCTGAAATGCAGATTGTCGTAACTTTGCCACCCATAGAAACATTGGAAGTCGAGCCTGAACCTGTCTCTTTTGAAGTCGCATATGAGGATTCGTCTCTTCTCGTTATAAACAAACCTTCTGGACTCGTAGTACATCCAGCGCCAGGAAATTGGCATGGGACGTTGGTTCATGGTTTACTTTATGCCTACCCTGATATGAGAAAATTTGACGAAGAGGTTCGTCCAGGTATTGTTCATCGCCTTGATGGAGGAACATCCGGTCTTCTTGTTGTTGCCAGAAACCGCAATGTTCTTTTACTTCTTCAGGAACAATTTCGTTCTCGCTCTGTTGAGAAAAAATATCTCGCTTTATGTCGCGGAACTCCACATAGGAAAACAGGTCTTATAGACGCGCCTATAGGCCGTAGCCATCGCAACAGAGTTATGATGGCTGTTACTGAGTCAGGTCGGCCGTCACTAACGGAATATAGAGTGCTTTGGAGCCAAAAAAACTATAGCCTTATAGAATGTACCCTCCATACGGGGCGTACCCATCAAATTCGCGTACATCTCAAACATATTGGATGCCCACTTGTTGGTGATGAACTCTATGGAACTAAAGAGTGTCTTCAAAAGACGCCAGGCAGAATTTTTCTTCATGCCTGGAAACTTACGTTTACACATCCGATAACTGGCCGAGAAATGAAATTCAGGGCCGAACTTCCCCAAGAGCTATCTCTTTTTCTGAAAAATATTCTTTCCAGCGATCGGGCTCGATAAGAATTGTTTCCGGATGAGTATAAGTAACGTGAGCTATGCCGCTTCCGGGAATATGTCGCACATGTTTCCGTTCCGTATAATCTACTTGTACTTTGGTAGAATGGCGAGCTTTACTGAAAAAGGCGGCCAATGAAGCAGCTAGTACCAATAAATCGGTCCCTTCAAGATTTTCCTTTCGTGCTTCTGGATGTTTAATAATGACATGCGAACCTGGAATTTCATGCACATGAAGCCATATATCTCCAGCAGTTGCTTCTTGAAAAGTAACATGTCGGTTTCCTCGAGCATTCAGACCAACAAGAATAAGAGCTTCCTCATAAGAGAGACGAAGATGAGGTGGAGTTGAAGACTCTTTTTTCGAACGTTTCCTCTTTTTATTTTTATTAGGAACAAGCCACTCTTTTATATCCCGGCACACGGAATCAATCATTGATGGAACCTCAAGTTCTTCAATAATATCTATCTGATCTTGAAGCTCCGATATTTTATCTGTCAGTTCAGAGATTTCACGCTCGATTTTTTCAAGATCTCCCTTTGCTTTTTTGTACTTTTTAAAGTAAACAGCAGCATTATCAGAAGCGTTTTTTTTGGGATCTAAAGGGATCTGTAGTGTAATTTCCCCATCTTCTGTCCAACCTGTAAGAGAAATGTTTTCTGTTCGAGGTGGAATTTTATATAGATTGGCTAGCAGCAATTCACCACAATTTTTATACCACGGTGCTTTTTCTGATTCTGAACGTTGCTTCTCTATGCCCTTACGATGTCGCTCAAGAGATTTTATCTCTTTCTTTATAACCTTCAGCGTATCTTTCTTAAGCCTGTTGCTTTTATCCCAAAGTAAAGGATCGACCACAAAGTCTTTAGACACAATAAGGGCCTTATTTTCGCTCACAGGTATCATATCTTCCAATAAAAGGGGAAAGATCGTAACATAGTTCTTCCACGTCTGTATAAGGCTATTTTTGAGGGTCTCTTCGTTGTAAAGTTTTGCAATATTGCCTATCCATTCGCCTGATGTAAAAAGAGATTGATGAGCTTTTATAAATTGTCTAAGCCCTTTACCAATTCCCTTCATCATAGCGATATCTTCATAAGCAGAGTCTTCCGGTTGAATATCAAAAGGAGATGGCCCTTGAAGTGGAGGAGGAGTAATGTAGGGATGAGAGGGCACAACCGTTCTGTACCTGTTAATTTCTGGATGGATATGTTTAACACAATCAATGATAGTGTTATTTTCGTCAAGAAGAATAAGATTACTATTCCTTTCCATGCATTCAAAAACAAGAGAATTTTCTACATCAAAACCTGCTCCTACCTTGCGAGAAAATTTTAATATTAAAAGTCTGTCAAAATCTATTTGTTCAACAGCAGTTAGCTCGCCTTTTACAAGATGGCTTTTAAGGGCATCTGCAAAGCGAAGTTTCCCCGATGAAAAACGCTTCATTAAATCAAGATCTTCTTCATCGATAAGACAACATCCGAAATGCTGAGGATGCCAACTTATCAAAAGAGAAAGAGTCTGAGAAGAGAAGCGAAGTGCTAACCATGTATCTCCGCTCTCCACACGAAAAAGCCGTTGCCCAAGAAACATTTCTTTCATTTCTATAATCCATTTAGAGACAAATTCTGCACCATATATCATTTTAAAATTCCTTTCTTACGCTTTATGTATTAGAATATATAGATAAACACTCTAAGGGAAAGAAGTCAATGAGAGACAACTTCTCATAATATCCAGAAATAAGCTTGACAACTTCCCTTTCGATTATTACAATATTCGCCGTTGATTGCTTGGGGCTGTAGCGCAGGGGGAGCGCGCTTCCTTCGCACGGAAGAGGCCGGGGGTTCAAATCCCCCCAGCTCCACCAGTGCTTATCACGGGGCGTAGCGCAGTCTGGTTAGCGCACCTGCTTTGGGAGCAGGGGGTCGAAGGTTCGAATCCTTTCGCCCCGACCATTTTAGATAAAGAGGAAATTGCAAAAAGCAATTTCCTCTTTTTTTGACTTTTTTATCTTTCTTTCCAGTGAGGGGAACGTTTTTCAAAAAAAGCAGAAATTCCTTCTAGAGCGTCTTCTGTAGTGCAGAGTCTCGCAAAAACCTCATTAGCGTAGGCAAATTGTTTTTCATATTCCATATCTTGTAATGTATAAAAGCCTTGCTTAGCCATTTGTATTGCGAGTGGACTTTTCTGAGCCAGTTCAGAAGCCCAACTTCTCGTTTCATCTTCTAGTCTATCGAAAGGTACAACCTTATTAATCAAACCAAGAGAAAGAGCTTCTTGAGCATGAATAAGATTCCCATATAACACCATTTCTAAAGCCTTTTTGCGCCCTACAGACTTAGATACGGCAATTACAGGACCAACACAATGAAGACCCACATTAATCGCTGTCAATCCCATTCGTGCGTCTTCTGAAGCAACCGCAAGATCCGCTGCAGCGATAAGTCCTAAACCATTTGCAGCAGCGACACCATGAACCTGGGCAATAACAGGCTTTTTCATCTTAGAGATTGTCACAAAAGATTTTTCCATTCTTTCAACCCACTCTCGATACTCCAACGGGTTCTGTTCAGGAAATTCCTTAAGATCTATACCGGCACAAAAAACTCTTCCTGCACCCTTTACAATAATTACTCGTATATCTTTATCTTCATCAAGTTCAAGAAGAGCTTTATCAAGTTCACATGCCATCTGGCTATTAAAAGTATTGAGATTTTCTGGACGATTCAATGTTATTCGCCCTACACGATCTTCCCACTTTTCAATAGTTATCTCTTTATAGCTCATTCTGCTCTTACCTCCTTGTTATAGTAATAGAGCTGCTACTTTGTGTAACCATATAAAATGATACTATCAATGCTCATAGCAGTCTTATTTTCTGTTACAACAGTTTAAATAATTTTTACATCAAATTTCTATCAAAAAAAGGTTGCAGGAAACTCGGTCATATGGTAGTATTTCCCGTGCTGAACGAAGTCAACTTCGTTGCGACGAGCGGGAATAGCTCAGTTGGCTAGAGCGATGGCCTTCCAAGCCGTAGGTCGCGGGTTCGAATCCCGTTTCCCGCTCCAGTTTTATTGTAACATTCGCAGGCGCCTGTAGCTCAGGTGGATAGAGCAACGGCCTTCTAAGCCGTGGGTCGCGGGTTCGAATCCTGCCGGGCGCGCCACTTGAATCTTGATATGGATATGGTGAGCGTAGCTCAATTGGTTAGAGTACTGGACTGTGGCTCCAGATGTTGGGGGTTCAAGTCCCCTCGCTCACCCCATTTTTTAAAATGCGGTACGCGCCCGTAGCTCAGCTGGATAGAGCGACGGACTTCGGATCCGTAGGTCGCGGGTTCGACT of Aminobacterium sp. MB27-C1 contains these proteins:
- a CDS encoding RluA family pseudouridine synthase, giving the protein MSEKENKELWEGNENSEEVQENSNEGKILTSPQEKDANLRLDLFLANELGLTRNYIQKLIHMGNVEILNLQRKLKAALKVSPEMQIVVTLPPIETLEVEPEPVSFEVAYEDSSLLVINKPSGLVVHPAPGNWHGTLVHGLLYAYPDMRKFDEEVRPGIVHRLDGGTSGLLVVARNRNVLLLLQEQFRSRSVEKKYLALCRGTPHRKTGLIDAPIGRSHRNRVMMAVTESGRPSLTEYRVLWSQKNYSLIECTLHTGRTHQIRVHLKHIGCPLVGDELYGTKECLQKTPGRIFLHAWKLTFTHPITGREMKFRAELPQELSLFLKNILSSDRAR
- a CDS encoding NFACT family protein: MIYGAEFVSKWIIEMKEMFLGQRLFRVESGDTWLALRFSSQTLSLLISWHPQHFGCCLIDEEDLDLMKRFSSGKLRFADALKSHLVKGELTAVEQIDFDRLLILKFSRKVGAGFDVENSLVFECMERNSNLILLDENNTIIDCVKHIHPEINRYRTVVPSHPYITPPPLQGPSPFDIQPEDSAYEDIAMMKGIGKGLRQFIKAHQSLFTSGEWIGNIAKLYNEETLKNSLIQTWKNYVTIFPLLLEDMIPVSENKALIVSKDFVVDPLLWDKSNRLKKDTLKVIKKEIKSLERHRKGIEKQRSESEKAPWYKNCGELLLANLYKIPPRTENISLTGWTEDGEITLQIPLDPKKNASDNAAVYFKKYKKAKGDLEKIEREISELTDKISELQDQIDIIEELEVPSMIDSVCRDIKEWLVPNKNKKRKRSKKESSTPPHLRLSYEEALILVGLNARGNRHVTFQEATAGDIWLHVHEIPGSHVIIKHPEARKENLEGTDLLVLAASLAAFFSKARHSTKVQVDYTERKHVRHIPGSGIAHVTYTHPETILIEPDRWKEYFSEKEIALGEVRP
- a CDS encoding enoyl-CoA hydratase/isomerase family protein, with amino-acid sequence MSYKEITIEKWEDRVGRITLNRPENLNTFNSQMACELDKALLELDEDKDIRVIIVKGAGRVFCAGIDLKEFPEQNPLEYREWVERMEKSFVTISKMKKPVIAQVHGVAAANGLGLIAAADLAVASEDARMGLTAINVGLHCVGPVIAVSKSVGRKKALEMVLYGNLIHAQEALSLGLINKVVPFDRLEDETRSWASELAQKSPLAIQMAKQGFYTLQDMEYEKQFAYANEVFARLCTTEDALEGISAFFEKRSPHWKER